The following nucleotide sequence is from Halorussus caseinilyticus.
GTCTTGGCCTCCGCGCGCGGGAGTTCGTACCGGAGTTCGGCCAACTCGACCTGTAACTGGGCCTTCCGGGTCTGTGCGCGCTGGCCGAAGATTTCGAGGATGAGTCTGAATCGGTCGATGACCTTGGTGTCCTCGGGGAACTGCTGGCCGAGGTTGTACGTCTGGTACGGGCCGAGTTCGTTGTCGAAGACGACGACTTCGGCCCCCGACTCGGCGACTGCGCGCCCGATTTCGGCGGCTTTCCCCTCGCCGACCTGTAGCGCGGGGTCCTCCTTGCGCGACTGGGTGAACTCGGCGACGACTTCGTAACCCGCGGCTCGGGCGAGGTCGCGTATCTCTTCGGTGTCTGGCGTGCCGGAATCGACTCGCTTGACGATTATCGCTTTCATAGGAACAGTTTTCGGGCGGCGTACGCGGCGTAGTGTGCGGCTTGTACGGTCTTGCGTTCGGCTATACTCTCGACGTACTTGAAATCCGGGCCGAGGAACTGCTCGACCTTGATTTCCGGTTCCTCGTAGAACTCGCCTCTCTCGGCGACGACGGGACCCTCGGGCGGGTCGGGCAGTTCGGCTACCGCGTCGGCCACGACGTTCGCGGCGTTCTCGAAGGTCGGCGGGTTCCGACTCGTGGCGAACCCCATCCCCTCAACGTTCCGGAGTCGGGTGGTGCCGACGCTGGCGTAGACGGCCGCGGCCACCATCAGGTACTCGCCGGACTCCTCGTGGCGGCCGCTGATGTCCACGCCGACGACGCTAGCCTCGCCGGGCCTTCACCTCGGTTTCCGCACCCACGGTGCCCATGTCCCGGTCTACGACCCCGTTCCATTTCAATGATGCGACGAGCCGGTGTCGCCGCACTGAGAGTACCACAAGAGTCTTATTCCGTCGATGTGGGTTTGGTCGTATGCCCCTCGAAA
It contains:
- a CDS encoding DUF2209 family protein translates to MDISGRHEESGEYLMVAAAVYASVGTTRLRNVEGMGFATSRNPPTFENAANVVADAVAELPDPPEGPVVAERGEFYEEPEIKVEQFLGPDFKYVESIAERKTVQAAHYAAYAARKLFL